The following proteins are encoded in a genomic region of Arachis ipaensis cultivar K30076 chromosome B02, Araip1.1, whole genome shotgun sequence:
- the LOC110269245 gene encoding uncharacterized protein LOC110269245 produces MASDESFVALVHYRGSIKKKTRSGIKFTDKDPLSVFFKPSTSFAEFKSTILQRLGLHGVKQVEKLFYRILISVLRDDVLFHCRRQFLEVRTPELLVKLVNVASSSRGSNRNMHSTGHVASSSALPVGSSSAVPVFAPEPDLVASPSFAINLNRSCDALVSEAGPLGGGDFAAPSSPLCVPVIGEVGAREGVEDALQDDDDDDDVEPATIAADDSKEESPWTTPSVGGGASSLGTNQYPPHFSALELDAMGPQENQSVPVGFGVRDSQNAGGVSEFQVG; encoded by the exons ATGGCTAGTGATGAGAGTTTTGTAGCTCTTGTGCACTATAGAGGGTCCATTAAGAAGAAAACACGATCAGGGATTAAGTTCACTGACAAGGACCCGCTGAGTGTTTTTTTCAAACCTTCGACAAGTTTCGCTGAGTTTAAGAGTACTATACTTCAGAGACTAGGACTGCATGGCGTGAAACAGGTGGAGAAGTTGTTCTATCGTATTCTGATCTCCGTGTTACGCGATGAT GTGTTGTTTCATTGTCGCCGTCAGTTTCTTGAGGTGAGGACTCCGGAGTTGTTGGTGAAACTTGTGAATGTGGCATCTAGTTCTAGAGGCTCGAACAGGAATATGCACTCCACAGGACATGTAGCTAGCTCTAGTGCATTGCCTGTTGGATCATCGTCAGCAGTACCGGTGTTTGCACCCGAGCCAGACTTAGTGGCTTCACCATCGTTTGCCATCAATCTGAATCGAAGTTGTGATGCATTAGTTAGCGAGGCTGGACCATTGGGAGGCGGTGATTTCGCGGCGCCCAGCTCTCCTCTGTGTGTTCCGGTAATCGGAGAGGTTGGAGCACGCGAAGGGGTTGAAGATGCATtgcaggatgatgatgatgatgatgatgtggagcctGCAACGATTGCTGCGGATGATAGCAAGGAGGAGAGTCCATGGACGACTCCATCTGTCGGTGGGGGAGCATCTAGTTTAGGTACTAATCAGTACCCCCCCCACTTCTCTGCTCTGGAATTGGATGCCATGGGGCCTCAGGAAAATCAGTCTGTACCTGTGGGCTTCGGGGTGAGAGACTCGCAAAATGCAGGAGGTGTATCTGAGTTTCAGGTCGGCTAG
- the LOC107625448 gene encoding homoserine kinase, with the protein MAACFLCPCPHPSSASASASPLDLKEEGGAICITIAIPTHRRRTRIRCNLSVPSKTNAITKTEPHPVCTSVKAFAPATVANLGPGFDFLGCAVDGLGDTVSLTVDPHVHPGEISISDISGTGNNTTRLSKNPLWNCAGIAALEVMKMLGIRSVGLSLSLQKGLPLGSGLGSSAASAAAAAVAVNEIFGNKLGVQELVLASLKSEEKVSGYHADNVAPAIMGGFVLIRNYEPLDLIQLTFPAEKELFFVLVTPEFEAPTKKMRAALPSEIGMPHHVWNCSQAGALVASVLQGDLPALGKALSSDKIVEPRRAPLIPGMEGVKRAALDAGAFGCTISGAGPTAVAVIDDERKGMEIGERMVEAFLKEGNLKACANVKHLDRVGARLISSTRI; encoded by the coding sequence ATGGCAGCGTGCTTCCTCTGTCCCTGTCCACATCCTTCATCTGCATCTGCATCTGCATCTCCTTTGGATctgaaagaagaaggaggagccATCTGCATCACAATCGCCATTCCAACACACAGGAGGAGGACCAGGATCAGATGCAACCTCTCCGTCCCCTCAAAAACCAACGCCATCACCAAGACCGAGCCCCACCCCGTCTGCACCTCCGTCAAAGCCTTTGCTCCAGCAACCGTCGCTAATCTTGGTCCCGGCTTCGACTTCCTCGGCTGCGCCGTCGATGGCCTCGGTGACACCGTCTCCCTCACCGTTGACCCACACGTCCACCCAGGAGAGATCTCCATCTCCGACATATCCGGTACGGGCAACAACACTACCAGGCTGAGCAAAAACCCTCTCTGGAACTGCGCAGGGATCGCCGCGCTCGAAGTCATGAAGATGCTTGGAATCCGCTCCGTCggcctctccctctctcttcagAAGGGTCTCCCCTTGGGAAGTGGCCTGGGGTCCAGCGCCGCCAGCGCCGCCGCAGCCGCCGTGGCTGTCAACGAGATCTTTGGCAACAAACTGGGGGTGCAGGAGCTCGTCCTGGCTTCCCTGAAGTCGGAGGAGAAGGTTTCCGGCTACCACGCCGACAACGTGGCGCCGGCGATCATGGGGGGGTTCGTGCTGATCCGCAACTACGAGCCCCTGGATTTGATCCAGCTGACGTTCCCGGCGGAGAAGGAGCTTTTCTTCGTGCTGGTGACGCCAGAGTTTGAGGCCCCAACAAAGAAGATGCGAGCTGCCCTCCCTTCGGAGATTGGGATGCCGCACCACGTCTGGAACTGCAGCCAGGCGGGGGCCCTAGTGGCGTCGGTCCTGCAGGGGGACTTGCCGGCTCTCGGGAAGGCTCTCTCCTCCGACAAGATTGTTGAGCCTCGCCGTGCCCCCTTGATTCCCGGCATGGAGGGCGTCAAGAGAGCCGCTCTCGACGCAGGTGCTTTCGGCTGCACCATCAGCGGCGCTGGCCCCACTGCCGTTGCGGTCATTGACGACGAGCGCAAAGGAATGGAGATCGGTGAGCGCATGGTAGAGGCTTTTCTTAAGGAGGGCAACTTGAAGGCCTGTGCTAACGTTAAGCACCTTGATCGCGTTGGTGCTAGGCTTATTAGTAGCACCAGGATTTAA
- the LOC107625450 gene encoding homoserine kinase-like: MPEFEAPKKMRAALPSEIGMPHCVWNCSQAGALVAWVLQGDSPALGKALSSDKIVEPCCAPLIPGMEGIKRAALGAGAFGCTISGARPTAVAVIDDERKGMEIGECKVEAFFKEGNLKALANIKHLDHIGARLISGNWI; the protein is encoded by the coding sequence ATGCCAGAGTTTGAGGCCCCAAAAAAGATGCGAGCTGCCCTCCCTTCGGAGATTGGGATGCCGCATTGCGTCTGGAACTGCAGCCAGGCAGGGGCTTTGGTGGCGTGGGTCCTGCAGGGGGACTCACCGGCGCTCGGGAAGGCTCTCTCCTCTGACAAGATTGTTGAGCCTTGCTGTGCCCCCTTGATTCCCGGCATGGAGGGCATCAAGAGGGCTGCTCTCGGCGCAGGTGCTTTCGGCTGCACCATCAGCGGTGCTCGCCCCACTGCCGTTGCGGTCATTGACGACGAGCGCAAAGGAATGGAGATCGGTGAGTGCAAGGTAGAGGCTTTTTTCAAGGAGGGCAACTTGAAGGCCTTGGCTAACATTAAGCACCTTGATCACATTGGTGCTAGGCTTATCAGTGGCAACTGGATTTGA
- the LOC110267818 gene encoding uncharacterized protein LOC110267818: MVLKTGPDRPVQPEKPKTGYLTDPSNLKNRLAKNRWKNRSNRRLTGKPEEPSGFLTVQWFGNSEAKRRRFGFKKKTKKQKKTKLAYALTLTNLTLINQPPTKPSKLPASSPFFPPHPPRPPLPPPTKLQIPASLLVRDPASLLVRHPAAATTTALSPPPRRRTSKSSPSPPLIRRWNIHKVTHSHKIMLLKILKLVHLLNVEHYGFVIMYVLFFV, translated from the exons atggttctgaaaaccggaccggaccggccggttcaaccggaaaaaccgaaAACCGGTTACCTGACCGATCCGAGTAACCTCAAAAACCGTTTAGCAAAGAACCGGTGGAAAAACCGGTCAAACCGGCGGTTAACTGGTAAACCGGAAGAACCGTCCGGTTTTTTAACGGTTCAGTGGTTTGGAAATTCAGAagccaaacgacgtcgttttggctttaaaaaaaaaacaaaaaaacaaaaaaaaacaaaactggCGTACGCGTTAACCTTAACCAACCTAACCCTAATCAATCAGCCACCCACCAAACCCTCGAAGCTCCCAGCCTCCTCCCCTTTCTTCCCCCCTCATCCACCAAGGCCACCATTGCCACCGCCGACGAAGCTTCAGATTCCAGCATCGCTCCTCGTTCGCGACCCAGCATCGCTCCTCGTTCGCCACCCAGCAGCCGCGACCACCACCGCGTTGAGCCCGCCTCCTCGTCGCCGAACCTCGAAGAGCTCGCCGAGCCCGCCTCTCATTCGCCG ATGGAACATTCACAAAGTAACTCACAGCCACAAGATAATGCTGCTCAAAATTCTCAAACTGGTtcatcttttgaatgtagaacattaTGGGTTTGTCATTATGtacgttttattttttgtttag